CGCTTACCACTAACAGCAGTCTGCCGTGATACTTGTGGATGATGCCCGGGCGCGCATTGGCGTGCTGTTCACCCAGCGGGTCTGTCACGTACCCGGGCTGATCCACCAGTTCCTCCCCGAGCGGCAGAACCTGGCGCAAGAGGGGGTCGTTCGGGTCTCCCGGGCGCATGCGTGAAAGGTATGGCTCCGGTACCCGCAGCGCGAAGCTTCCCGACGCGGCGATAGCCGGCGCCAGCAGATCCTCGCTCAGCCCCAGGCGGCGCAGCAGCTCGGCCGGGTCGGTTATGCTGCCGGCGAGTAGGGATTGCCAGCTGACGGACTCAACAGGCGCTGAAGATACATGTATCATTGGCGTTTTTCCGCGCATGGGTGGCAGGACATCCGTCGGGCATTGCATAGCGACGCCGGGCTGAAACCCAAAGGTCAGCGCGTTTCGGATGGTTCCGTTCAAACAGTCAGTGGGAAATGTATGGCCAATTATTCTACCAACGAATTCAAGCCGGGTCTTAAGGTGATGCTCGATGGCGATCCTTGCTCGATCCTGGAAAACGAATACGTAAAGCCGGGCAAAGGCCAGGCGTTCAACCGGGTAAAGGTCCGCAACCTGAAGACCGGCCGGGTCAATGAGCGCACTTTCAAGTCGGGCGACTCGCTCGAGGGTGCCGACGTCATGGACCGCGACATGGAATTTCTTTATACCGACGGCGAGTTCTGGCATTTCATGGCCACCGATGGTTCGTTCGAGCAGGTCGGTGCTGACGAGAAGGCCGTCGCCGACGCCAGCAACTGGCTGAAAGAGCAGGTCGTTTATCAGGTTACGCTGTTCAATGGCGCACCGATTGCCGTCACGCCGCCGAATTTCGTCGAGCTCGAAGTGGTCGAGACCGACCCGGGTGTGCGCGGTGATACGTCGGGCGGCGGTAACAAGCCGGCCAAGCTGGTGACTGGCGCGGTAGTCAAGTGCCCGCTGTTCATCAACGTTGGTGACGTACTCAAGGTCGACACCCGCACCGGGGATTACGTCGGCCGCGCCTGATCCTTCGGATCGGCGCTGCAACGAACCGGGGCCCAGCCCCGGTTTTTTATGTCCGCAGGAGTGCAGTCATGTCCGATTGGCAACCTAGTGCCTCGCTTGAAAATCTTCGGGCACGCGCAGCTATCATCAACGCCATCCGCACTTTCTTTGCCGAGCGTGAGGTGCTGGAAGTAGAAACGCCGGCCTTGTCCCGGGCGGCGGTGAGCGACCCGCATCTGTTTCCCTTCGTCACGCCCTTCGTACCCGAGGGCGGCGGACAGAGCAGCCCGTTGTATTTGCACACTTCCCCCGAATATCCCATGAAGCGACTTCTGGCAGCAGGTAGCGGGGCGATCTGGCAGCTGTGCAAGGTATTTCGCAACGGCGAGACGGGCTCGCGGCACAACCCCGAATTCAGCATGCTGGAATGGTACCGGCCGGGCTTCGACCATCATCGCCTGATGGACGAAGTCGAGGCACTGGTCGACGCGGTCAGCG
The nucleotide sequence above comes from Halopseudomonas xinjiangensis. Encoded proteins:
- the efp gene encoding elongation factor P; the encoded protein is MANYSTNEFKPGLKVMLDGDPCSILENEYVKPGKGQAFNRVKVRNLKTGRVNERTFKSGDSLEGADVMDRDMEFLYTDGEFWHFMATDGSFEQVGADEKAVADASNWLKEQVVYQVTLFNGAPIAVTPPNFVELEVVETDPGVRGDTSGGGNKPAKLVTGAVVKCPLFINVGDVLKVDTRTGDYVGRA